The window GCTGGGAACCCCGAATGGTCTCAGTCCCTGCACAGGGAATAAACGCTCCTATCTCCGAACCTGGAGTGGCGGTGCGCCCCACAGCGTCAGGCGCAAGGAATCACGTGCGCGCACCAGCACCGCATCCAGGACGGGACCGCGGGACGCCACCCCGCGCACCCATACCGCCCCGCCCGCTGATACGCCCGACGCGAGAATTCCGGGCGAGGACGGAAGCTCGCCGGGCACGCCACCGACAAAGACCCCGGACGCCTGGTACTCGCCTGGGCCCCACACGCCCGGTGCTGACGTCAGGTCACCGGGCGTGAGCCGCTGACAGTCGAGGTAAACCCGGCGACCCGCGACGTTTACCTGCACCCGACTCTCGAAGGACCTGAACGCCAACCTCTCCCCCATCTGGACACGGCCCGCCGCGAGCGTCTCGGTCAGTCCGAACTGCGCGCCTTCCTCCAGCTCCGCCGTGAGCGTCTGCGT of the Deinococcus radiotolerans genome contains:
- a CDS encoding urease accessory protein UreD, which encodes MLHLNFGLRRGRTVLLRDIQKAPLMVIRPFELPCGTLMVFIMNPTGGVLGGDHAEIRAVVGEGARVLILTQAATRVQPAPDGRSATQDIHFAVAADGRLEYHPERTIPFAGSAFTQTLTAELEEGAQFGLTETLAAGRVQMGERLAFRSFESRVQVNVAGRRVYLDCQRLTPGDLTSAPGVWGPGEYQASGVFVGGVPGELPSSPGILASGVSAGGAVWVRGVASRGPVLDAVLVRARDSLRLTLWGAPPLQVRR